The Candidatus Thorarchaeota archaeon genome includes a window with the following:
- a CDS encoding ribonuclease P, whose amino-acid sequence MGRRISRGQLRKLAKTRIRILWKKAKEVAKEDPDLASDYVNTAKKIAQKARISLPQKITRRICKKCDAVLIPGRSARFRIRNNRSTHLTVTCLHCGTIRRLPVTNQT is encoded by the coding sequence ATGGGACGACGAATATCTAGGGGTCAGCTGAGAAAGCTTGCAAAGACGAGAATCCGAATCCTTTGGAAGAAAGCCAAAGAAGTAGCCAAAGAGGACCCGGACTTGGCAAGTGACTATGTTAATACAGCTAAGAAAATCGCCCAAAAGGCACGAATAAGTCTTCCACAAAAAATCACCAGACGAATCTGCAAAAAATGTGATGCGGTGCTTATTCCAGGGAGAAGTGCACGTTTCCGTATCAGAAATAATCGTAGCACGCATCTGACAGTAACTTGTTTGCATTGTGGCACTATCAGGCGTCTTCCTGTCACAAACCAAACTTAA
- a CDS encoding YhbY family RNA-binding protein: MTHQKAPDEYSIGLAWQEPALLQIGKSGLSEGVVKEAKRLLKSHEYVKLRLLRSARVQAESKKEILKSLCEQTGATLIGTRGHTGLIYKSRK, translated from the coding sequence ATGACACACCAGAAGGCACCAGATGAGTATTCCATAGGCCTAGCTTGGCAAGAGCCTGCCCTCCTTCAGATAGGAAAATCAGGATTGTCAGAAGGAGTAGTAAAGGAAGCAAAAAGGTTATTGAAGAGTCATGAATATGTCAAGCTGCGATTGCTTCGAAGTGCACGCGTACAGGCAGAATCTAAAAAAGAAATACTCAAGAGCCTATGCGAACAAACTGGCGCTACCCTTATAGGTACCAGAGGGCATACTGGCCTGATTTACAAGAGTCGAAAGTAA
- a CDS encoding 30S ribosomal protein S19e: MPTVYDIPANILIERLSEELKSRDEIKPPEWSYYVKTGVHKERSPDDPDWWYTRCAAVLRKVYLEGPIGTEKLRIHFGGKRRNGSRPNKFSKGSGSIIRNVLQQLEKAGFVETEKREGRVVTSIGHSYLDRLSAVIKKELEKAIPELENY; encoded by the coding sequence TTGCCTACAGTCTACGATATTCCCGCAAATATCCTCATAGAGAGACTCTCGGAGGAACTCAAATCAAGAGATGAAATTAAACCTCCAGAGTGGTCGTACTATGTTAAAACAGGGGTACATAAGGAGAGATCTCCCGATGACCCAGATTGGTGGTACACACGCTGTGCGGCCGTATTGCGAAAAGTCTACCTTGAAGGGCCTATAGGCACTGAGAAGCTTAGAATCCATTTTGGTGGAAAAAGAAGAAACGGAAGCAGACCTAACAAATTCAGTAAAGGTAGTGGTTCAATTATCAGGAATGTACTTCAACAGCTTGAAAAAGCTGGCTTCGTTGAGACAGAAAAGCGAGAAGGTCGGGTCGTAACCAGTATAGGCCACTCGTACTTAGATCGACTTTCCGCAGTTATAAAGAAAGAATTGGAGAAAGCCATTCCTGAACTAGAGAACTACTAA
- a CDS encoding DNA-binding protein, translating to MSDDELEEIRQKKLEALKEQASQGQAREEQMAEAEAKKQAILRQILTPEARQRLSNIKLVKPQFAEQIELQLIQIASSGRLKGRIDDEKLKSLLKQLQGKERERKINFR from the coding sequence ATGAGTGATGATGAGCTTGAGGAAATCAGGCAGAAGAAGCTCGAAGCTCTAAAGGAGCAGGCTTCGCAAGGACAGGCACGCGAAGAACAAATGGCTGAGGCTGAAGCTAAGAAACAGGCAATTCTTCGACAAATTCTCACTCCAGAAGCCAGGCAGCGACTCTCTAATATCAAACTGGTTAAGCCTCAATTTGCGGAGCAAATCGAACTTCAGTTAATTCAGATTGCGAGCTCGGGTCGGCTGAAAGGTAGGATAGACGACGAAAAGCTCAAATCACTTCTGAAGCAACTCCAAGGCAAGGAAAGAGAGCGAAAAATCAATTTCAGATAA
- a CDS encoding 50S ribosomal protein L39e, which produces MARNKPLGKKLRMAKAMKSNSSVPTWVILKTDGKVRRTPAQRNWRRTKLKP; this is translated from the coding sequence ATGGCAAGAAACAAACCACTCGGAAAGAAACTGAGAATGGCAAAAGCAATGAAATCCAATAGCTCAGTTCCTACATGGGTAATCCTCAAGACTGACGGAAAGGTCCGAAGGACACCCGCTCAAAGGAATTGGCGACGGACTAAACTGAAACCGTAA
- a CDS encoding 60S ribosomal protein L31 yields MGDLDEIEGLEDIEAPVEEIEGEIEEELEPTEEVLPEEEIIDERIYTVPLRKVYWSGSKRKRANRAVKEVKRFVERHMKPDFLLIEQEVNQKIWSRGIEKPPRKVRIRATKDAENLVRVYLAEG; encoded by the coding sequence ATGGGGGATCTCGATGAGATTGAAGGGTTAGAAGATATTGAAGCCCCAGTTGAAGAAATCGAGGGCGAGATAGAAGAAGAGCTCGAACCAACGGAAGAAGTACTTCCGGAAGAAGAGATTATCGATGAGCGAATTTACACTGTACCCCTCCGGAAAGTGTACTGGAGTGGTAGTAAGCGCAAGAGAGCAAATAGAGCAGTAAAGGAAGTCAAACGGTTTGTAGAACGGCATATGAAACCTGACTTTCTACTCATTGAACAAGAAGTAAATCAGAAGATTTGGTCCCGCGGAATTGAAAAACCGCCCAGAAAAGTCAGGATAAGAGCAACAAAAGATGCAGAGAATCTTGTTAGAGTGTATCTTGCAGAGGGGTAA
- a CDS encoding translation initiation factor IF-6: MIARFNFEGDPNVGAFALTTDRMVFTSPNMSPKSMDAIERIFNLPLIQSTVATTDAVGFFTAANSSGILVPYTITDEELETIKESTDLPVDWIDSKMTALGNVILCNDKGAICHPQFDDSARKTMEDILDVEVLPGEIANLPIVGATTVATNVGAVTHPLATEEEVQQISEILKVECEVATVNRGSPYTSLGVLANSDSMITGSDTTGVELAHLSQVLGFV, encoded by the coding sequence ATGATCGCCCGGTTTAATTTTGAGGGCGATCCTAACGTAGGCGCATTCGCACTAACAACGGATAGGATGGTTTTCACATCACCAAATATGTCACCCAAATCAATGGATGCCATTGAACGTATCTTCAATTTACCCTTGATTCAATCAACTGTTGCCACAACTGATGCTGTTGGCTTCTTCACAGCCGCGAATTCATCGGGCATCCTGGTCCCATATACTATTACAGATGAAGAGCTGGAGACAATCAAGGAATCTACAGACCTCCCTGTGGATTGGATTGATAGCAAGATGACAGCTCTAGGCAATGTCATTCTCTGTAATGACAAGGGCGCAATTTGTCATCCACAGTTCGATGATTCAGCAAGAAAAACAATGGAAGATATATTGGATGTGGAAGTACTACCAGGGGAGATTGCAAATCTTCCTATTGTTGGAGCTACTACAGTTGCAACAAATGTCGGAGCAGTGACTCACCCCTTAGCCACAGAAGAAGAGGTTCAGCAAATATCCGAGATATTAAAAGTGGAATGTGAAGTGGCGACAGTAAACAGAGGGAGCCCTTACACCAGTCTAGGTGTTTTGGCAAACTCAGATAGCATGATTACAGGCTCTGATACAACAGGTGTCGAGCTAGCGCATCTAAGTCAGGTATTAGGTTTCGTGTAA
- a CDS encoding 50S ribosomal protein L18a produces MSPKVWRAKGKYNKKGRTFRFEKEMIAPKPSHVEEKILSELGSRHRVKRRNIDISKIEEVKPEEVTDLEIRRILGVESEFE; encoded by the coding sequence GTGAGTCCCAAAGTTTGGCGTGCAAAAGGAAAATACAACAAGAAAGGCAGGACATTTCGCTTTGAGAAAGAAATGATAGCACCGAAGCCGTCTCATGTTGAGGAGAAAATCCTTTCCGAATTAGGTAGTCGGCACAGGGTGAAAAGAAGAAACATCGATATTTCTAAAATAGAAGAAGTCAAACCAGAGGAAGTCACTGATTTGGAGATTAGAAGGATATTGGGTGTAGAGAGTGAATTCGAATGA
- the pfdA gene encoding prefoldin subunit alpha, giving the protein MSQQDKQEQLQQLYAQQQMAESNANALQEHIELLQAYLQEYRSGLEVLKKIEDKDAGEDMLMNIGGNIFVRARLLDAETVIREVGSGVRIEQDAQEAKASVEDSLSQLQERSGSLSAQYEKLVTQAQALNTQIRQLVAQMRQPGE; this is encoded by the coding sequence ATGAGTCAACAGGATAAGCAGGAACAACTTCAGCAATTATATGCGCAACAGCAGATGGCCGAGTCCAATGCAAATGCACTCCAAGAACATATCGAGTTGCTTCAGGCATATCTACAAGAGTACAGATCAGGCCTTGAGGTTCTCAAGAAGATAGAGGATAAGGATGCGGGCGAAGATATGCTGATGAATATTGGAGGCAATATTTTCGTTCGAGCTCGTTTGTTGGATGCTGAAACGGTTATCCGCGAGGTTGGTAGCGGCGTTCGAATAGAGCAGGACGCTCAGGAGGCGAAAGCGTCAGTCGAGGATTCATTATCTCAGCTGCAGGAGCGGTCTGGTTCCCTATCTGCTCAATACGAGAAGCTGGTCACTCAGGCTCAAGCACTCAATACCCAAATCAGACAATTGGTTGCTCAAATGCGGCAACCGGGGGAATAG
- the ftsY gene encoding signal recognition particle-docking protein FtsY, translating to MFDNLRSAIDTAVTKATTKELDEENLSDAVWELQLLLIQNDVAVEVAERICELTKQELLGRRTGRLENLTKLFQEAVYDSVLEVLEPEEQLDVLEFAKKRKKEGKTTTILFVGVNGTGKTTTLAKMGHFLKKHGFSVVIAAADTFRAGSIEQLQKHADRLGVKVIKQDYGSDAAAIAYDAVAHAKAKGLDVVLIDTAGRMQSNKNLLEEMKKIARVSEPDLKLFVGDALAGNDAASQAKKFHEAIGIDGAILTKIDAGPSGGAALSITYVTGRPIVYVGIGQEYKDLRKFNPEWFAERLVG from the coding sequence TTGTTCGATAATCTCCGCAGCGCAATTGATACTGCAGTTACCAAGGCTACTACAAAAGAGCTAGATGAAGAGAATCTTTCTGATGCCGTATGGGAGTTACAGTTGTTACTCATACAGAATGATGTTGCTGTGGAGGTAGCTGAACGCATTTGTGAATTAACAAAACAGGAATTATTGGGAAGAAGAACTGGCAGACTTGAGAACCTTACGAAATTGTTCCAAGAAGCAGTTTATGATTCGGTCCTCGAAGTGCTCGAACCTGAAGAGCAACTTGATGTCTTAGAATTCGCCAAGAAACGAAAAAAAGAAGGAAAAACCACAACAATTCTTTTCGTCGGTGTCAACGGGACCGGCAAAACAACCACCCTTGCAAAAATGGGTCATTTCTTGAAAAAGCATGGTTTCTCCGTTGTTATTGCTGCCGCCGATACATTTCGAGCCGGTAGTATAGAGCAACTCCAAAAGCACGCTGATCGGCTGGGAGTGAAAGTAATCAAGCAGGATTACGGAAGTGATGCCGCAGCAATTGCATATGATGCTGTCGCACATGCTAAGGCAAAAGGCCTTGATGTAGTTCTCATTGATACAGCGGGTCGAATGCAAAGCAACAAGAATCTGCTCGAAGAGATGAAGAAAATAGCCAGAGTTTCTGAACCAGACTTGAAACTCTTTGTCGGCGACGCTCTGGCAGGAAATGATGCAGCATCTCAAGCAAAGAAGTTCCACGAAGCAATCGGAATAGATGGTGCCATCCTAACTAAAATCGACGCGGGCCCTTCTGGTGGAGCTGCATTATCAATTACCTATGTCACGGGAAGACCAATTGTTTACGTCGGGATTGGTCAGGAATACAAAGACTTGAGGAAATTCAATCCAGAATGGTTCGCCGAGAGACTTGTTGGCTAG
- the argF gene encoding ornithine carbamoyltransferase has product MTVSLKGRHFVDLYDWQRDELRKILDKSYELKEKLKNGEAHRLLENKSLAMIFMKSSTRTRTSFEVGMTQLGGHALYLGKSGTQLARGETIGDTAKVLSRYCDGIMARVYAHSDITGLAEHATVPVINGLTDFLHPCQIAADLFTIEENKDELEGLKITYVGDSNNVSNSIMQGCTIMGMDVTIGSPKDHTPEEEIMERAEELSEKHGTDLQIVNDPIEAVKDADVIYTDTFFSMGEERSKEETDRLMPFQINKELVSHAKPDVIVMHCLPAHREEEITSEVMDGPHSVVFDQAENRMHVQKAILALLM; this is encoded by the coding sequence ATAACCGTGAGTCTGAAAGGTAGGCACTTCGTTGACCTCTACGATTGGCAGAGAGACGAATTAAGAAAGATACTAGATAAGAGCTATGAGCTTAAAGAGAAGCTCAAGAATGGAGAGGCCCATCGTTTGTTGGAAAACAAATCTCTAGCAATGATTTTCATGAAGTCAAGTACACGAACTAGAACTTCATTTGAAGTGGGTATGACCCAGCTTGGTGGCCACGCCTTGTACCTAGGCAAGAGTGGGACGCAGCTGGCACGTGGAGAAACAATTGGTGATACGGCAAAGGTACTGAGTAGGTATTGTGATGGTATCATGGCACGCGTATATGCGCATAGTGACATTACGGGACTTGCTGAGCATGCCACGGTTCCCGTAATCAATGGTCTCACTGATTTCCTTCACCCATGTCAAATAGCCGCTGACTTGTTCACAATAGAAGAGAACAAAGATGAACTGGAAGGACTGAAGATTACATATGTCGGTGATTCGAACAACGTCAGCAATTCAATCATGCAAGGCTGTACTATTATGGGAATGGATGTCACAATTGGCTCGCCCAAGGATCACACACCAGAAGAGGAAATAATGGAGCGAGCTGAGGAGCTCAGCGAAAAACATGGTACAGACCTTCAGATTGTCAACGATCCTATCGAAGCAGTCAAGGACGCAGACGTCATCTATACTGACACGTTCTTCAGTATGGGAGAAGAAAGAAGCAAGGAAGAGACAGATAGACTGATGCCATTCCAGATCAATAAGGAACTGGTGAGTCATGCTAAACCAGACGTGATAGTCATGCATTGCTTACCAGCTCATCGCGAAGAAGAAATCACAAGTGAGGTAATGGATGGCCCCCACTCGGTTGTCTTCGACCAAGCTGAGAACAGGATGCACGTTCAGAAAGCGATTCTTGCATTGTTGATGTAA
- a CDS encoding carbohydrate kinase family protein: MGVEVVACGKINIDIMMDVDELPKGAQHIMANSSSISVGGSAANFAVHSARLGVKTKLVACVGDDLYGQDATKTISEKGVDTSMVQTIAGQPTGLFFLVRKGEQSRFIIAEAGANEQLEEVTLRRKKVATARTIHIAGGFPKIISEVARITTSEGIVLSLDPGRKAKNIDFSTILPYIDLLFLNEEELRSYFNMEPTEKHLKVLGKKVPGIIVVKRGGKGTMATNGFEFYESKAFEVAVADTLGAGDAFAAGFITAWTRSEDIELALHMGNAVAALTIEETGAQNGPTLKQTHELLSQYGINTDPILRTLR, from the coding sequence TTGGGCGTAGAAGTTGTAGCATGCGGTAAAATCAATATCGACATCATGATGGATGTTGATGAGCTTCCGAAAGGAGCTCAACACATCATGGCAAATTCCAGCAGTATATCTGTTGGAGGGTCAGCTGCCAACTTCGCAGTGCATTCCGCTCGTCTGGGAGTGAAGACCAAACTAGTCGCATGCGTTGGTGATGACTTATACGGCCAAGACGCAACCAAGACAATCTCTGAGAAAGGGGTTGACACTAGCATGGTTCAAACCATAGCAGGTCAACCTACCGGTCTCTTTTTCCTTGTAAGAAAGGGCGAACAGTCAAGATTCATAATTGCTGAAGCGGGAGCCAATGAACAACTTGAAGAAGTCACCCTCCGAAGGAAGAAAGTTGCAACTGCAAGAACGATTCATATTGCCGGCGGCTTTCCAAAGATTATATCGGAGGTTGCAAGAATAACAACTTCAGAAGGAATAGTATTATCCCTAGACCCTGGTCGTAAAGCTAAGAATATTGATTTTTCAACTATTCTGCCCTATATTGATCTTCTCTTTCTAAATGAAGAGGAGCTTCGCAGTTACTTCAATATGGAACCTACAGAAAAACATCTGAAGGTGCTTGGTAAGAAGGTGCCGGGCATTATTGTCGTCAAACGGGGGGGAAAAGGTACTATGGCAACAAACGGATTCGAGTTCTATGAATCTAAAGCGTTCGAAGTAGCAGTAGCGGATACGCTCGGTGCTGGTGATGCCTTTGCAGCAGGATTCATCACAGCATGGACTAGATCTGAGGATATAGAGTTAGCATTGCATATGGGTAATGCAGTTGCTGCGTTAACAATTGAGGAGACGGGGGCACAAAACGGACCAACTCTGAAACAGACGCACGAACTTCTCTCTCAGTATGGAATCAATACAGATCCTATTCTTCGGACGTTAAGATGA
- the ftsZ gene encoding cell division protein FtsZ, with translation MHPLVEGVLNESPSSEDARRTRAKRTHTRSSTSDDELADLLETASARILVVGVGGAGNNAVTRLMEVGVEGAETMAVNTDAQDLYFSNSHHKLLLGKETCGGLGAGNDPDLGEAAAVETYEVIEEVVGGDLVFITAGMGGGTGTGAAPHIAKAAKENGALTVAIVCLPFEVEGRTRKKNAQRGLNGLMEHVDTLIAIPNEKLLEIAPDLSLPEAFMVADEILVRAVKGIAELISRPGLVNLDFADVRTTMKNGGVSIIALGEGEGEDRAEKAVFNALRNPLIDVSIENARNILINVSGSTDLQLQEAKHVVELITEQVNPNAEVIYGALIQPELENKLRVTVIASGVKSPWIINSRSEPVTPLAEDLKDELDLPKIE, from the coding sequence ATGCATCCGCTTGTTGAAGGAGTTCTAAACGAATCCCCGAGTAGTGAAGACGCAAGAAGAACGAGGGCGAAGAGAACACATACTCGATCTTCTACTAGTGATGATGAGCTTGCAGACCTTCTTGAGACAGCCAGTGCGAGAATACTCGTAGTTGGTGTAGGTGGCGCGGGCAATAATGCAGTCACTAGGTTGATGGAAGTAGGAGTAGAGGGGGCAGAAACTATGGCGGTAAATACAGACGCCCAAGATCTTTACTTCTCAAATTCGCATCACAAGCTACTCTTGGGCAAGGAAACATGTGGAGGACTAGGTGCAGGAAATGATCCCGATTTGGGTGAAGCAGCCGCTGTTGAAACCTATGAAGTTATAGAAGAAGTTGTTGGCGGGGACCTAGTTTTCATCACTGCAGGAATGGGTGGAGGAACAGGAACAGGCGCAGCACCCCATATTGCAAAGGCAGCAAAGGAAAATGGTGCACTAACTGTCGCCATTGTCTGTCTTCCTTTTGAAGTGGAAGGACGAACTCGGAAGAAGAATGCTCAGCGCGGACTTAATGGTTTGATGGAACACGTTGATACCCTGATAGCAATACCAAACGAGAAACTATTGGAAATCGCACCAGATTTGTCATTACCCGAAGCATTCATGGTCGCTGATGAGATACTTGTTAGGGCAGTAAAAGGAATAGCTGAGTTGATATCTAGACCGGGACTTGTTAACCTTGATTTTGCGGATGTTCGTACAACTATGAAGAATGGAGGGGTCTCCATTATCGCTTTAGGAGAAGGGGAAGGAGAGGACAGAGCTGAAAAAGCAGTCTTCAATGCACTGCGCAACCCCTTGATTGATGTATCAATAGAAAATGCCAGGAATATACTCATCAATGTAAGTGGTAGCACCGACCTCCAGTTACAAGAAGCGAAACATGTTGTGGAATTGATAACAGAGCAGGTCAATCCAAACGCTGAAGTTATCTATGGAGCACTTATTCAACCCGAGTTGGAGAACAAACTCAGAGTTACTGTAATAGCTTCCGGGGTTAAATCACCTTGGATTATCAATTCACGTTCTGAACCAGTAACGCCACTTGCTGAAGATTTGAAAGACGAACTTGACCTTCCAAAAATCGAGTGA
- a CDS encoding protein translocase SEC61 complex subunit gamma, which yields MMGIADFIREARRILKLATKPSKDEIWLSARISLLAMVLVGILAFIIQTLMAIITQNWQQSG from the coding sequence ATGATGGGTATAGCAGATTTCATTCGTGAAGCGAGACGGATCTTGAAGCTAGCTACGAAACCATCCAAAGACGAGATTTGGTTGAGTGCAAGAATCAGTCTCCTAGCCATGGTTCTTGTGGGCATATTAGCATTCATAATCCAAACTCTGATGGCAATCATAACTCAAAACTGGCAACAATCTGGCTAA
- a CDS encoding transcription elongation factor Spt5, giving the protein MQSAGNIYAVRTTIGQEKSVADLIKTAVTSANDIWVCPFCEKEFDFKDDAQEHIEECQLAEEEAAPERVLENKLLGRVKAVLVPGTLRGYIFLETTEFRDVELVIQGIPHVRGRVGGKVTLEEIDKFLVPPPAAEGISVGDLVEIISGAFKGERAKVVRVESAKGELILELLDSPHTIPIRVHADFAKLVEKAEPEEGEEKEEEEGGFWAK; this is encoded by the coding sequence ATGCAGTCCGCGGGCAACATTTATGCAGTACGAACTACAATTGGACAGGAGAAGAGCGTTGCAGATTTGATTAAAACTGCCGTGACCAGTGCAAATGACATCTGGGTATGTCCATTTTGTGAAAAGGAATTTGACTTCAAGGATGATGCACAGGAGCATATAGAGGAGTGCCAGCTAGCCGAAGAAGAAGCTGCTCCCGAACGTGTATTGGAAAACAAGCTTTTGGGGCGGGTTAAAGCTGTTCTTGTGCCCGGTACTCTCAGAGGCTATATTTTCCTCGAAACCACGGAATTTAGGGATGTGGAATTGGTAATCCAAGGAATTCCCCATGTACGAGGCCGCGTTGGTGGAAAGGTGACACTTGAAGAAATTGACAAGTTCCTTGTACCTCCACCAGCTGCAGAGGGTATTTCAGTTGGCGATCTCGTAGAGATTATTTCTGGGGCGTTCAAAGGTGAACGAGCTAAGGTAGTAAGAGTCGAATCAGCAAAAGGAGAATTGATTCTAGAATTACTTGACAGCCCCCATACGATTCCAATAAGGGTGCATGCAGACTTCGCCAAGCTTGTTGAAAAAGCGGAACCCGAAGAGGGTGAAGAGAAGGAGGAAGAAGAGGGCGGCTTCTGGGCGAAGTAG
- a CDS encoding 50S ribosomal protein L11, which yields MSEANKITVDAMVEGGKASGGPPIGPALGPTGVNIYQVVQKINEVTQPYEGLKVPVTIIVDPSSKEFEVEVGTPPTSALILKEVEAPQGSGEPNLSKVGDISIEQLKKVAKGKANDLTALNMKAAVLTVAGTCVSMGVTIEGKEPKVFQEEVGNGEWDDELNEPFREE from the coding sequence ATGAGTGAAGCGAATAAGATAACTGTAGATGCTATGGTGGAAGGCGGAAAAGCCTCTGGTGGGCCTCCAATAGGTCCCGCTCTAGGTCCAACTGGTGTCAATATCTACCAAGTAGTACAGAAGATTAACGAAGTGACCCAACCTTACGAAGGGCTGAAGGTACCTGTTACCATCATTGTGGATCCATCTTCCAAGGAATTTGAAGTCGAGGTAGGAACACCTCCAACAAGTGCACTCATACTCAAAGAAGTGGAGGCACCACAGGGTTCTGGCGAACCAAACCTGTCTAAAGTTGGAGACATAAGTATTGAACAGCTGAAAAAAGTTGCAAAGGGTAAAGCAAACGACTTGACTGCATTAAATATGAAAGCTGCTGTTCTAACTGTAGCCGGTACTTGTGTATCAATGGGTGTTACGATTGAAGGAAAAGAGCCCAAGGTGTTCCAAGAAGAGGTGGGCAACGGCGAGTGGGATGATGAGCTCAATGAGCCATTTAGGGAGGAATAA
- a CDS encoding 50S ribosomal protein L1, with amino-acid sequence MAYDFPDIKKTVSEAREKGVAREINFEQSFDTAVNFRTKEIDMSDPENRFNEELILPNDLYPPSKVAAFGDGEFAENAKAAGVSRVISKDEIAEIGEDKSKQKAVVKEFDFFIAARDAMPLVGRYLGQLLGPRGKMPKPYPPEADLGGVVQQYQRTVRIRMRNTPTFHVKVGHERMNDEQIAENTDAVIDFVRDKGLARRIDSVYVKTTMGPAIEVPR; translated from the coding sequence ATGGCTTACGATTTTCCCGACATAAAAAAGACAGTATCCGAGGCAAGAGAGAAGGGAGTGGCCCGAGAAATCAACTTCGAACAGAGCTTTGACACTGCTGTCAACTTCAGGACAAAAGAGATCGACATGTCAGATCCGGAAAACCGATTTAACGAAGAGCTGATTCTTCCAAATGATTTGTATCCACCATCGAAAGTAGCTGCTTTTGGGGATGGAGAATTCGCTGAAAACGCGAAAGCAGCTGGCGTATCTAGAGTCATCTCCAAGGATGAGATAGCAGAAATAGGAGAGGACAAAAGCAAGCAGAAAGCAGTCGTCAAAGAATTTGATTTCTTCATTGCTGCCCGAGACGCTATGCCCCTAGTTGGTAGGTACTTAGGACAGTTACTAGGTCCACGGGGAAAAATGCCCAAGCCATACCCACCCGAAGCTGATCTTGGTGGTGTTGTCCAACAGTATCAAAGAACGGTCAGAATCAGAATGAGGAATACTCCAACCTTCCATGTCAAGGTTGGTCATGAACGAATGAATGACGAACAGATTGCTGAAAACACGGACGCTGTGATCGACTTCGTAAGAGACAAAGGGTTAGCACGGAGAATAGATAGCGTTTACGTGAAAACAACGATGGGGCCAGCAATTGAGGTACCACGGTAA
- a CDS encoding 50S ribosomal protein L10, protein MTVYEHDVPQWKKDTVNKLSDMIEDSEMVGLVNVEGVGAKQMHGIRESLRGSAVIKMARNTLMKRAIEKVNKEGIQKLEDHVKGPVAFVFSNQNPFRLSQFLKENKAAAPAKGGQVTPKDIIVPSMNTGVAPGPFISELAALDIPSRVKGGVIHITEETVAVEAGEIVSNAMSQMLGRLGIEPMELQLKLIAAYTDGTLLTEDVLEIDLQDIFKEVVVGHQFAVNLSINAGYPTADTIPMVIAKADIEAKSLALSTGFVVPDMIGEFLAKANAESLALAKQLANENPDAIPSEIIDEISSVPAASPAQQPQEEEVAESEDEEVEDEEVEATEGLGSMFG, encoded by the coding sequence GTGACTGTATATGAACACGATGTTCCACAATGGAAGAAAGATACTGTAAACAAGCTAAGTGATATGATTGAAGACAGTGAGATGGTTGGTCTTGTAAATGTTGAAGGCGTTGGTGCCAAACAAATGCATGGTATTCGAGAGAGCCTCAGAGGCTCAGCTGTTATCAAGATGGCACGAAATACCCTCATGAAAAGGGCCATCGAGAAGGTGAACAAAGAAGGAATCCAGAAACTGGAGGATCATGTGAAAGGACCCGTCGCCTTTGTCTTTAGTAATCAGAATCCGTTCAGGCTTAGTCAGTTCCTAAAAGAGAACAAAGCTGCAGCACCGGCAAAGGGTGGACAGGTTACACCAAAAGACATCATTGTACCATCAATGAACACAGGTGTTGCACCAGGTCCCTTCATCAGTGAGTTAGCAGCCCTTGATATCCCCTCCCGTGTGAAAGGCGGTGTTATTCATATCACCGAAGAAACCGTCGCGGTTGAAGCAGGGGAAATTGTCTCCAATGCCATGTCACAGATGCTCGGAAGACTGGGCATAGAACCCATGGAATTGCAGCTGAAACTCATTGCTGCATATACTGATGGCACGCTTCTGACAGAGGATGTACTTGAGATTGATCTTCAGGATATATTCAAGGAAGTCGTTGTTGGCCACCAATTCGCAGTTAACTTGTCAATCAATGCAGGGTATCCAACGGCGGATACTATTCCGATGGTTATAGCCAAGGCAGATATAGAAGCCAAGAGCCTAGCTCTGAGCACCGGCTTCGTGGTACCAGATATGATAGGCGAGTTTCTTGCGAAAGCCAACGCAGAATCACTAGCACTAGCAAAGCAATTAGCTAACGAGAACCCGGACGCAATACCCTCAGAAATCATTGATGAGATCAGTTCTGTCCCAGCTGCATCTCCAGCGCAGCAACCTCAGGAAGAAGAGGTTGCTGAGAGCGAAGATGAAGAGGTGGAGGACGAAGAAGTAGAGGCAACCGAAGGCCTAGGATCAATGTTCGGATAA